From the genome of Natronococcus sp. CG52:
GTACCGCCGTTATCAAGCTCGACACGCCCGACGGAGCCGACCCGCTCCTCCAAGAGACTGTCGAGCAGTTCAAACACTGCGCCAACACCGCGAGCGAGTGGTGCTGGCACGGCGACGACGGCTACCATGTCACCTCGAAAGCCAAAGCCGAACGAGCCCTCTACGACCAACTCAAAGACGAAACCGACCTGACCGCGAATCTCGTCCAGAAAGGCATCCGTAGAGCGGTCGAGGCCGTCAAAAGTGGCGTCGAACGCCTCAACCGTGGAGAAAACACCTCGCAACCCTATTTCTCGGCAGACAGCGCGGTGTACGACAAGCGAAGCGCGACGTTCCACCGCGACCGCGTATCCCTCTCCACCATAGACGGACGCATCGAGTGTGACTACATCCTCCCCGACGACTCGGAGACACCGCCGACCAAATACGTCTCCGACGAGGACTTCGAGTTTCGGATGGCTCACCTGCAGTACTACGACAACGACTGGTACCTCCACGCTTCGATGCGAAAAGTCGAGGCTGACGAGGAGATACCTGAATCCGAGTCCAAGCACAGTACAGTCCTTGGTGTGGATTTGGGCGTCAACAACCTCGCGGTTGCTTCAACGGGCCGATTCTGGTCGGCAGACGAGATCAACCACTGGCGTCGAGAATACGAGAAGCGCCGTGGGTCGCTCCAGCGGTGTGGCTCTCGTTACGCCCACGAGAACATCGAAGCCGTTGGGCGGAAAGAGTACAGGCGATTCGAGATACATCTGCACACGCTGGCGAACGAACTCATTGAGGAAGCCGTCGAGAACGACTGCTCGCACATCGTCTTCGAGGACTTAACGTACATCCGCGAGAACATCCCCGAAGCGACGTGGCAACATGTATGGGCGTTCCGACGCCTCTACGGGTACGTTGAGTACAAGGCCGATGAGTATGGCGTCGAAGTGGTGCGGGTTGACCCTCGGAACACGTCGAACAACGCTTCGACGTGTGAGTTTACCCACGAT
Proteins encoded in this window:
- a CDS encoding RNA-guided endonuclease InsQ/TnpB family protein, with product MKYRRTAVIKLDTPDGADPLLQETVEQFKHCANTASEWCWHGDDGYHVTSKAKAERALYDQLKDETDLTANLVQKGIRRAVEAVKSGVERLNRGENTSQPYFSADSAVYDKRSATFHRDRVSLSTIDGRIECDYILPDDSETPPTKYVSDEDFEFRMAHLQYYDNDWYLHASMRKVEADEEIPESESKHSTVLGVDLGVNNLAVASTGRFWSADEINHWRREYEKRRGSLQRCGSRYAHENIEAVGRKEYRRFEIHLHTLANELIEEAVENDCSHIVFEDLTYIRENIPEATWQHVWAFRRLYGYVEYKADEYGVEVVRVDPRNTSNNASTCEFTHDRATAATGDSLELHYSM